In Isoptericola jiangsuensis, the following proteins share a genomic window:
- a CDS encoding uracil-DNA glycosylase — protein MPRHPAPDDATYPDLVRQARSPAELDSHLVACRACPRLVAWREEVGATRRRAHRDDTYWARPVPGFGDDRARIVVVGLAPAAHGANRTGRMFTGDRSGDVLFAALHRAGLANQATSVHADDGLRLTGARVTAPVRCAPPDNRPTPDERRRCAPYLDRELALLAPTVRVLVLLGGFGWQATLATLADQGWGVPRPRPRFGHGAEVVVEHPDGRPALRLLGCYHVSQQNTFTGRLTPAMLDDVLARAVALAGT, from the coding sequence GTGCCCCGCCACCCCGCCCCGGACGACGCCACCTACCCGGACCTCGTACGACAGGCACGTTCGCCGGCCGAGCTCGACTCCCACCTCGTCGCCTGCCGCGCCTGCCCGCGCCTCGTCGCCTGGCGCGAGGAGGTCGGCGCCACCCGCCGGCGGGCCCACCGTGACGACACCTACTGGGCACGACCGGTGCCGGGCTTCGGCGACGACCGCGCCCGGATCGTCGTCGTCGGCCTCGCCCCCGCCGCCCACGGCGCCAACCGGACCGGCCGCATGTTCACGGGCGACCGCAGCGGCGACGTCCTGTTCGCGGCGCTGCACCGGGCCGGGCTGGCGAACCAGGCGACGTCGGTGCACGCCGACGACGGTCTGCGCCTCACCGGCGCCCGGGTCACCGCCCCGGTGCGCTGCGCGCCGCCCGACAACCGGCCCACCCCCGACGAGCGCCGTCGGTGCGCGCCGTACCTCGACCGCGAGCTGGCGCTCCTCGCGCCGACCGTCCGCGTCCTGGTGCTGCTCGGCGGGTTCGGCTGGCAGGCCACGCTCGCGACGCTCGCCGACCAGGGCTGGGGCGTCCCGCGGCCCCGCCCCCGGTTCGGCCACGGCGCGGAGGTGGTCGTCGAGCACCCCGACGGGCGACCTGCCCTGAGGCTGCTCGGCTGCTACCACGTGTCGCAGCAGAACACCTTCACCGGCCGGCTCACCCCCGCCATGCTGGACGACGTCCTCGCCCGCGCGGTCGCGCTCGCCGGGACCTGA
- a CDS encoding YebC/PmpR family DNA-binding transcriptional regulator encodes MSGHSKWATTKHKKAAIDAKRGKLFAKLIKNIEVAARTGGGDPAGNPTLFDAIQKAKKSSVPNDNIDRAVKRGSGEGADAVDYQTIMYEGYGTNGIAVLVECLTDNKNRAASEVRLAFSRNGGNLADPGSVSYLFSRKGLVVVPKADGVTEDDVMLAALEAGAEEVTDAGEVIEVLSDASDLVAVRSAIVDAGIEYDSADSVWHPSMQVEVDADGARKILRLIDALEDSDDVQNVYANFDASDEVMAELDADED; translated from the coding sequence ATGTCCGGTCACTCTAAGTGGGCCACGACCAAGCACAAGAAGGCCGCGATCGACGCCAAGCGCGGCAAGCTCTTCGCGAAGCTCATCAAGAACATCGAGGTCGCGGCGCGCACCGGCGGGGGCGACCCCGCGGGCAACCCCACGCTGTTCGACGCGATCCAGAAGGCGAAGAAGTCGTCGGTCCCCAACGACAACATCGACCGCGCCGTCAAGCGCGGGTCCGGCGAGGGCGCCGACGCCGTCGACTACCAGACGATCATGTACGAGGGCTACGGCACCAACGGCATCGCCGTCCTCGTCGAGTGCCTCACCGACAACAAGAACCGCGCCGCCTCCGAGGTCCGGCTCGCGTTCTCCCGCAACGGCGGCAACCTCGCCGACCCGGGCTCCGTGTCGTACCTGTTCTCCCGCAAGGGCCTCGTCGTCGTCCCCAAGGCCGACGGCGTCACCGAGGACGACGTCATGCTCGCCGCCCTCGAGGCCGGCGCGGAGGAGGTCACCGACGCCGGTGAGGTCATCGAGGTCCTGTCCGACGCCTCCGACCTCGTCGCGGTGCGCTCCGCCATCGTCGACGCCGGCATCGAGTACGACTCCGCCGACTCCGTCTGGCACCCGTCCATGCAGGTCGAGGTCGACGCCGACGGCGCCCGCAAGATCCTCCGCCTCATCGACGCCCTCGAGGACAGCGACGACGTGCAGAACGTCTACGCGAACTTCGACGCGTCCGACGAGGTCATGGCGGAGCTCGACGCCGACGAGGACTGA
- the ruvC gene encoding crossover junction endodeoxyribonuclease RuvC, with protein MRVLGVDPGLTRCGVGVVDSRPGRRAVLVGVGVLRTAPETTTDLRLLEISRGLDSWLDEHVPDVVAVERVFAQNNRGTVMGTAQVAGLAMVAAARRGVPVALHTPSEVKAAVTGSGRADKAQVQKMIASILGLAVAPEPADAADALALAVTHLWRPAGALQGGDRHETTPAQRAWAAAEQQARSRYRTGVRGREQVR; from the coding sequence GTGCGAGTGCTGGGAGTGGACCCGGGCCTGACCCGGTGCGGTGTGGGGGTGGTCGACTCCCGTCCGGGCCGGCGGGCGGTGCTGGTCGGGGTCGGGGTGCTGAGGACGGCGCCGGAGACGACCACGGACCTGCGGCTGCTGGAGATCTCCCGCGGGCTGGACTCGTGGCTGGACGAGCACGTGCCGGACGTCGTGGCGGTGGAGCGCGTGTTCGCGCAGAACAACCGCGGCACGGTGATGGGCACGGCGCAGGTGGCGGGGCTGGCGATGGTGGCGGCCGCGCGGCGCGGGGTCCCGGTGGCGCTGCACACGCCGAGCGAGGTCAAGGCCGCGGTGACGGGGTCGGGCCGGGCCGACAAGGCGCAGGTGCAGAAGATGATCGCCTCCATCCTCGGCCTGGCCGTGGCGCCGGAGCCGGCGGACGCCGCGGACGCGCTGGCGCTGGCGGTGACGCACCTGTGGCGGCCCGCCGGGGCGCTGCAGGGCGGGGACCGGCACGAGACCACGCCCGCGCAGCGCGCGTGGGCGGCGGCGGAGCAGCAGGCGCGGTCGCGGTATCGTACGGGTGTTCGAGGAAGGGAGCAGGTCCGGTGA
- a CDS encoding NUDIX hydrolase, with protein MTSGPPAQTSSLGPDWVLGDDGLRHRSAARVIVLDDAGRALLVRGHDADQPERSWWFTVGGGIDAGESAVDAALREVREEAGLHLAADDLEGPVMTRAGIFRFLAETCRQDEVFFVARVGDHEPTRDGWTDVERDVLDEMRWLSAAELRAQPLEVFPPSLPDVVERLASGWDGTVVHLGVENDDDLDLDDVAG; from the coding sequence GTGACGTCCGGCCCTCCGGCGCAGACGTCGTCTCTCGGCCCCGACTGGGTGCTGGGGGACGACGGTCTGCGCCACCGGAGCGCGGCCCGCGTCATCGTCCTCGACGACGCGGGCCGCGCCCTGCTGGTCCGCGGCCACGACGCCGACCAGCCCGAACGGTCCTGGTGGTTCACCGTCGGCGGCGGCATCGACGCGGGGGAGTCCGCCGTCGACGCGGCGCTGCGCGAGGTCCGCGAGGAGGCGGGGCTCCACCTCGCCGCGGACGACCTCGAGGGCCCCGTCATGACCCGGGCCGGGATCTTCCGGTTCCTCGCCGAGACCTGCCGGCAGGACGAGGTGTTCTTCGTCGCGCGCGTCGGCGACCACGAGCCCACCCGGGACGGCTGGACCGACGTCGAGCGCGACGTCCTCGACGAGATGCGCTGGCTGAGCGCCGCCGAGCTGCGCGCGCAGCCGCTCGAGGTGTTCCCGCCCAGCCTGCCGGACGTCGTCGAACGTCTCGCGTCCGGCTGGGACGGTACGGTCGTGCACCTCGGCGTCGAGAACGACGACGACCTCGACCTCGACGACGTCGCCGGGTGA
- the thrS gene encoding threonine--tRNA ligase: protein MSDVAPPQPAEVLTAVTVETTTTGAELFADRKDVVVVRVDGELLDLSRELEPGTVVEPVTIDSPDGLAVLRHSAAHVLAQAVQQVNPDAKLGIGPPVTDGFYYDFDVETPFTPEDLKALDKAMARIIKEGQTFRRRVVTEDEARAELAGEPYKLELIGLKGGSSDEDGSSVEVGGGELTIYDNVRGAGRESETVVWKDLCRGPHLPSTRLIGQGVQLMRSAAAYWRGDQKNNQLQRVYGTAWPSKDGLKAYLERLAEAERRDHRRLGTEMDLFSFNDAVGSGLPLFHPKGGVIKRVMEDYVRQRHIEEGFSYVGTPHISKEDLFFTSGHLPYYADTMFPSMQFSDGSGEESSTAQNYRLKAMNCPMHNLIFSSRGRSYRELPIRLFEFGSVYRYEKGGVVQGLTRVRGLTQDDSHSYVTPEQAPGEVKHLLDFMLSVLKDFGLDDFYLELSTRDDSKPDKFVGSDEDWVKATAVLEQVGRESGLELVPDPGGAAFYGPKISVQAKDAIGRTWQMGTVQYDFNQPARFGLEYTAPDGTKQQPVMIHSAKFGSIERFMGVLIEHYAGQFPAWLAPVQVLAVPVAEAFDDYLKDVVAQLAAQGVRAEVDLSDDRFGKKIRNASKEKVPFVLIAGGEDVEAGAVSFRFRDGTQENGVPVADAVARIVKAVREREQV from the coding sequence GTGTCCGACGTCGCACCTCCGCAGCCCGCCGAAGTCCTGACCGCGGTGACCGTGGAGACCACGACGACGGGCGCCGAGCTCTTCGCCGACCGCAAGGACGTCGTCGTGGTCCGCGTCGACGGCGAGCTCCTCGACCTGTCGCGCGAGCTCGAGCCCGGCACCGTCGTCGAGCCCGTGACGATCGACTCCCCGGACGGTCTGGCCGTGCTGCGCCACAGCGCCGCCCACGTCCTCGCCCAGGCCGTGCAGCAGGTCAACCCCGACGCGAAGCTCGGCATCGGCCCGCCGGTCACCGACGGCTTCTACTACGACTTCGACGTCGAGACCCCGTTCACCCCCGAGGACCTCAAGGCCCTCGACAAGGCGATGGCGCGGATCATCAAGGAGGGCCAGACCTTCCGCCGCCGCGTCGTCACCGAGGACGAGGCGCGCGCCGAGCTCGCCGGCGAGCCCTACAAGCTCGAGCTCATCGGGCTCAAGGGCGGCTCGTCCGACGAGGACGGCAGCTCCGTCGAGGTCGGCGGCGGCGAGCTCACGATCTACGACAACGTCCGCGGCGCCGGCCGCGAGTCCGAGACGGTGGTCTGGAAGGACCTCTGCCGCGGGCCGCACCTGCCCTCCACCCGGCTGATCGGCCAGGGCGTGCAGCTCATGCGCTCGGCCGCCGCCTACTGGCGCGGCGACCAGAAGAACAACCAGCTCCAGCGCGTGTACGGCACCGCGTGGCCGTCGAAGGACGGCCTCAAGGCCTACCTGGAGCGGCTCGCGGAGGCGGAGCGCCGCGACCACCGCCGCCTCGGCACCGAGATGGACCTGTTCTCCTTCAACGACGCGGTCGGCTCCGGCCTGCCGCTGTTCCACCCCAAGGGTGGCGTCATCAAGCGGGTCATGGAGGACTACGTCCGCCAGCGGCACATCGAGGAGGGGTTCTCCTACGTGGGCACCCCGCACATCTCGAAGGAGGACCTCTTCTTCACCTCGGGCCACCTGCCGTACTACGCGGACACCATGTTCCCGAGCATGCAGTTCAGCGACGGGTCGGGGGAGGAGTCCAGCACGGCGCAGAACTACCGCCTCAAGGCGATGAACTGCCCGATGCACAACCTCATCTTCTCCAGCCGCGGCCGCTCCTACCGCGAGCTGCCGATCCGGCTGTTCGAGTTCGGCTCGGTGTACCGCTACGAGAAGGGCGGCGTGGTCCAGGGCCTGACCCGCGTACGCGGCCTGACCCAGGACGACTCGCACTCCTACGTCACCCCCGAGCAGGCGCCCGGCGAGGTCAAGCACCTGCTCGACTTCATGCTCAGCGTGCTCAAGGACTTCGGTCTCGACGACTTCTACCTCGAGCTGTCGACCCGCGACGACTCCAAGCCGGACAAGTTCGTCGGCTCGGACGAGGACTGGGTCAAGGCGACCGCCGTGCTCGAGCAGGTGGGCCGCGAGTCGGGCCTCGAGCTCGTGCCCGACCCGGGCGGCGCCGCCTTCTACGGCCCGAAGATCTCCGTCCAGGCGAAGGACGCCATCGGCCGCACCTGGCAGATGGGCACCGTGCAGTACGACTTCAACCAGCCCGCCCGGTTCGGCCTGGAGTACACCGCGCCCGACGGCACCAAGCAGCAGCCCGTGATGATCCACTCGGCGAAGTTCGGCTCCATCGAGCGGTTCATGGGCGTGCTCATCGAGCACTACGCAGGGCAGTTCCCCGCCTGGCTCGCGCCCGTGCAGGTGCTCGCCGTGCCCGTCGCCGAGGCGTTCGACGACTACCTCAAGGACGTCGTCGCGCAGCTCGCCGCGCAGGGGGTCCGCGCGGAGGTCGACCTGTCCGACGACCGGTTCGGCAAGAAGATCCGCAACGCCTCCAAGGAGAAGGTGCCGTTCGTGCTCATCGCCGGTGGCGAGGACGTCGAGGCCGGGGCGGTCTCGTTCCGGTTCCGTGACGGCACCCAGGAGAACGGCGTGCCCGTGGCGGACGCGGTCGCGCGCATCGTCAAGGCCGTCCGCGAGCGCGAGCAGGTCTGA
- a CDS encoding HIT family protein — protein sequence MVPADRFGPPQDDLQRLWTPHRLVYIGGQDKPADPTPESCPFCRIPAGDDEDGLVVARGADCYAVLNLYPYNSAHLMVLPYRHVSDYTDLTDAETHELAAMTQRAMRVVRAVYAPAGFNLGMNQGEVAGAGIAAHLHQHVVPRWPGDSNFLPVVARTKSLPELLADTRERLAAAWPTA from the coding sequence ATGGTGCCGGCGGACCGCTTCGGCCCGCCGCAGGACGACCTGCAGCGGCTGTGGACCCCGCACCGCCTGGTGTACATCGGCGGGCAGGACAAACCCGCCGACCCCACCCCGGAGAGCTGCCCGTTCTGCCGCATCCCGGCGGGCGACGACGAGGACGGCCTCGTCGTCGCCCGCGGGGCGGACTGCTACGCCGTGCTCAACCTGTACCCGTACAACAGCGCCCATCTGATGGTGCTGCCGTACCGGCACGTGTCGGACTACACCGACCTCACCGACGCCGAGACCCACGAGCTCGCGGCCATGACGCAGCGCGCCATGCGCGTCGTGCGGGCCGTCTACGCCCCGGCCGGGTTCAACCTCGGGATGAACCAGGGCGAGGTCGCCGGTGCCGGCATCGCCGCGCACCTGCACCAGCACGTCGTGCCCCGGTGGCCCGGCGACTCCAACTTCCTGCCGGTCGTGGCGCGCACCAAGTCGTTGCCCGAGCTGCTGGCCGACACCCGCGAGCGGCTCGCCGCGGCGTGGCCCACCGCCTGA
- the pgsA gene encoding phosphatidylinositol phosphate synthase: protein MFGRLRATMQRLFTPPATLLTRWGVSPDAVTITGTVVVTVLALTLLPTGHLLPGAVLIGLFALTDSLDGVMARLSGRTGPWGAFLDSTLDRVSDGAVFAGITLWFVLHPEEPWAVAGACAALACLVLGSVVPYARARAESVGATAAVGIAERTDRLVVALVPVAAVPVGLPVPVLVVVLGLLAVASLVTVAQRVTTVRRQLVTAPEEA from the coding sequence ATGTTCGGCCGCCTGCGGGCCACCATGCAGCGCCTGTTCACCCCGCCGGCGACGCTGCTGACCCGGTGGGGCGTCTCGCCCGACGCCGTGACGATCACGGGGACCGTCGTCGTGACGGTCCTGGCGCTGACCCTGCTGCCCACCGGGCACCTGCTGCCCGGCGCGGTGCTCATCGGCCTGTTCGCACTCACCGACTCCCTCGACGGCGTCATGGCGCGCCTCAGCGGTCGCACCGGTCCGTGGGGCGCGTTCCTCGACTCCACCCTCGACCGCGTCTCGGACGGCGCGGTGTTCGCCGGCATCACCCTGTGGTTCGTGCTGCACCCCGAGGAGCCGTGGGCCGTGGCCGGTGCGTGCGCCGCCCTGGCGTGCCTCGTCCTCGGCTCCGTCGTGCCGTACGCCCGCGCCCGCGCCGAGTCCGTGGGGGCCACCGCCGCCGTCGGGATCGCCGAGCGCACGGACCGCCTCGTCGTCGCCCTCGTGCCCGTCGCCGCCGTCCCGGTGGGGCTGCCCGTCCCGGTGCTCGTCGTCGTCCTGGGGCTGCTGGCCGTCGCCAGCCTCGTCACGGTCGCCCAGCGCGTCACCACCGTCCGCCGCCAGCTCGTCACCGCGCCCGAGGAGGCCTGA
- a CDS encoding phosphatidylinositol mannoside acyltransferase, which translates to MDVAALYAFAWRHAGRVPEPVLRAGCRVAADVTWLRRGAGIRRLEANYARVRPELTPREVRRLSREGMRRYLRYFREAFTLQRLTPDQVDARVRVEGEEHARAALADGRSAVLALGHTGNWDLAGAWASPHLARVLTVAERLEPPALYEEFVAFRRSIGIDVLGLGDDGVFRALVRGARDGGRLLPLLADRDLTASGLEVDLCGRRARVAAGPAALAVAGDVALVPTVIFHERLRGERRRRAGSAWGIVLKFHPAVPRPADADHRTQVAVMTQGWVDVFAGFVAEHTADWHMLQKVFVEDLDPDRYAATRAKAGEG; encoded by the coding sequence ATGGACGTCGCCGCGCTCTACGCGTTCGCCTGGCGCCACGCCGGCCGGGTGCCGGAGCCCGTCCTGCGGGCCGGCTGCCGTGTCGCCGCGGACGTCACCTGGCTGCGCCGCGGCGCCGGGATCCGCCGCCTCGAGGCCAACTACGCGCGGGTCCGCCCCGAGCTCACCCCGCGCGAGGTGCGCCGCCTGTCCCGCGAGGGCATGCGCCGCTACCTGCGCTACTTCCGCGAGGCGTTCACCCTGCAGCGGCTCACCCCCGACCAGGTCGACGCGCGGGTGCGGGTCGAGGGCGAGGAGCACGCCCGCGCGGCGCTCGCCGACGGCCGGTCGGCGGTGCTCGCCCTGGGGCACACCGGGAACTGGGACCTCGCCGGCGCCTGGGCCAGCCCGCACCTCGCCCGCGTCCTCACCGTCGCCGAACGGCTCGAGCCGCCCGCGCTCTACGAGGAGTTCGTCGCGTTCCGCCGCTCGATCGGCATCGACGTGCTCGGTCTCGGTGACGACGGCGTCTTCCGGGCGCTCGTCCGCGGTGCGCGGGACGGGGGCCGGCTCCTGCCGCTGCTCGCCGACCGCGACCTCACCGCGAGCGGTCTGGAGGTCGACCTGTGCGGACGCCGCGCCCGGGTGGCGGCCGGTCCCGCCGCGCTCGCCGTCGCCGGCGACGTCGCGCTGGTGCCGACGGTGATCTTCCACGAGCGGCTCCGCGGCGAGCGTCGCCGCCGCGCCGGGAGCGCGTGGGGCATCGTCCTGAAGTTCCACCCCGCAGTGCCCCGTCCCGCGGACGCCGACCACCGCACACAGGTCGCCGTCATGACGCAGGGCTGGGTGGACGTGTTCGCCGGGTTCGTCGCCGAGCACACCGCCGACTGGCACATGCTGCAGAAGGTGTTCGTGGAGGACCTCGACCCCGACCGCTACGCCGCGACCCGCGCGAAGGCGGGGGAGGGCTGA
- the pdxS gene encoding pyridoxal 5'-phosphate synthase lyase subunit PdxS — translation MSETTGTPVPATGVGEVGTARVKRGMAEMLKGGVIMDVVTPEQAKIAEDAGAVAVMALERVPADIRAQGGVARMSDPDMIDGIIEAVSIPVMAKARIGHFVEAQVLQSLGVDYVDESEVLTPADYAHHIDKWQFTVPFVCGATNLGEALRRITEGAAMIRSKGEAGTGDVSNATTHMRQIRAQIRRLASLPEDELFVAAKELQAPYELVAEVARTGKLPVVLFTAGGIATPADAAMMMQLGAEGVFVGSGIFKSGDPVARAKAIVQATTFHDDPDVLAKVSRGLGEAMVGINVDEQPEPVRLAERGW, via the coding sequence TTGAGCGAGACCACCGGTACCCCCGTCCCTGCCACGGGCGTCGGCGAGGTGGGCACTGCCCGCGTGAAGCGGGGCATGGCCGAGATGCTCAAGGGCGGCGTCATCATGGACGTCGTCACCCCGGAGCAGGCGAAGATCGCCGAGGACGCCGGCGCGGTGGCCGTCATGGCCCTCGAGCGGGTGCCCGCGGACATCCGTGCCCAGGGCGGTGTCGCGCGCATGAGCGACCCGGACATGATCGACGGCATCATCGAGGCCGTCTCCATCCCCGTCATGGCGAAGGCCCGCATCGGGCACTTCGTCGAGGCGCAGGTGCTGCAGTCCCTCGGCGTCGACTACGTCGACGAGTCCGAGGTGCTCACCCCCGCCGACTACGCCCACCACATCGACAAGTGGCAGTTCACCGTGCCGTTCGTGTGCGGTGCCACCAACCTGGGCGAGGCGCTGCGCCGCATCACCGAAGGTGCGGCGATGATCCGCTCCAAGGGCGAGGCCGGCACCGGCGACGTCTCCAACGCGACGACGCACATGCGCCAGATCCGCGCGCAGATCCGCCGCCTCGCCTCCCTGCCCGAGGACGAGCTGTTCGTCGCGGCCAAGGAGCTCCAGGCCCCCTACGAGCTCGTCGCCGAGGTCGCCCGCACCGGCAAGCTCCCCGTCGTGCTGTTCACCGCCGGCGGCATCGCCACCCCCGCGGACGCCGCGATGATGATGCAGCTCGGCGCCGAGGGCGTGTTCGTCGGCTCCGGCATCTTCAAGTCGGGCGACCCCGTCGCCCGGGCGAAGGCCATCGTCCAGGCCACCACGTTCCACGACGACCCCGACGTCCTCGCGAAGGTCTCGCGCGGCCTCGGCGAGGCCATGGTCGGCATCAACGTCGACGAGCAGCCCGAGCCGGTGCGCCTCGCGGAGCGCGGCTGGTGA
- a CDS encoding aromatic ring-opening dioxygenase LigA, protein MTSTARTGNRTARLVGLIGIVAGVVMILAGATTWVTVSSQLDAQNITVSEDADFLAGDTVDGPFSAYAQAQIIDHHALEATGGKTYAELDREDPLRDTAMNASFLRASLFTSVVAYGVSALVIGLGVLFGLFGWALRGLGAEPAAAVATTGPRPTVTQGV, encoded by the coding sequence ATGACCAGCACCGCCCGCACCGGCAATCGCACCGCCCGTCTCGTCGGCCTCATCGGCATCGTCGCCGGCGTCGTGATGATCCTCGCGGGAGCGACCACCTGGGTCACGGTGAGCTCGCAGCTCGACGCGCAGAACATCACGGTCTCGGAGGACGCCGACTTCCTCGCCGGCGACACCGTCGACGGCCCCTTCTCGGCCTACGCCCAGGCGCAGATCATCGACCACCACGCCCTCGAGGCCACCGGCGGCAAGACGTACGCCGAGCTCGACCGTGAGGACCCGCTGCGCGACACCGCGATGAACGCCTCGTTCCTGCGGGCCTCGCTGTTCACCTCGGTCGTCGCCTACGGCGTCAGCGCGCTGGTCATCGGCCTCGGCGTCCTTTTCGGCCTGTTCGGGTGGGCGCTGCGCGGCCTCGGTGCCGAGCCCGCCGCCGCGGTCGCCACGACCGGCCCGCGCCCCACGGTCACCCAGGGCGTCTGA
- a CDS encoding glycosyltransferase family 4 protein: protein MRVGIVCPYSFDAPGGVQFHVRDLAEALRDRGHHVSVLAPADDDTEVPDVVTPAGRALPVRYNGSVARLAFGPRAAARVRRWIDAGDFDVLHLHEPMTPSLSMLALWVAEGPVVATFHTSQVRSRALQVAHPLLRQSLEKISARIAVSEDARRTLVDHLGGDAVVVPNGVYVDQFAVGEPDPRWQGTPDAPTVAFLGRLDEPRKGLQVLAAAAPAILAERPGTRFLVAGRGDTGRADAEAALGRHAGSFEWLGGVSDADKAALLRSADLYVAPQTGGESFGIVLVEAMSAGTGVVASDLGAFRRVLDDGAAGCLFRTGEPADLAAAVLAALADPDGTAERRERAHRFVRHFDWSTVTDQVQAVYEMAVAAGEALGDGTVRQDLLATRTPWLLGRRNRSQAGGTS, encoded by the coding sequence CTGCGCGTGGGCATCGTCTGCCCCTACTCGTTCGACGCCCCCGGCGGCGTCCAGTTCCACGTCCGCGACCTGGCCGAGGCGCTGCGCGACCGCGGCCACCACGTGTCCGTCCTCGCCCCCGCGGACGACGACACCGAGGTGCCGGACGTCGTCACCCCCGCCGGGCGCGCCCTGCCCGTGCGCTACAACGGGTCCGTCGCGCGACTCGCGTTCGGGCCGCGCGCCGCCGCCCGTGTCCGCCGCTGGATCGACGCCGGCGACTTCGACGTGCTGCACCTGCACGAGCCGATGACGCCCTCGCTGTCCATGCTGGCGCTCTGGGTCGCCGAGGGGCCGGTCGTGGCGACCTTTCACACCTCGCAGGTCCGCTCGCGGGCCCTGCAGGTCGCCCACCCGCTGCTGCGGCAGTCGCTCGAGAAGATCTCCGCCCGCATCGCCGTGTCCGAGGACGCCCGGCGCACCCTCGTCGACCACCTCGGTGGCGACGCGGTCGTCGTGCCCAACGGGGTCTACGTCGACCAGTTCGCCGTCGGGGAGCCGGACCCGCGCTGGCAGGGCACCCCCGACGCGCCGACCGTCGCGTTCCTCGGTCGCCTCGACGAGCCCCGCAAGGGACTCCAGGTGCTCGCGGCCGCCGCCCCCGCGATCCTGGCCGAGCGGCCCGGCACCCGGTTCCTCGTCGCCGGTCGCGGCGACACCGGCCGCGCGGACGCCGAGGCCGCGCTCGGCCGGCACGCCGGCTCCTTCGAGTGGCTCGGCGGCGTCAGCGACGCCGACAAGGCGGCCCTGCTGCGTTCCGCCGACCTGTACGTCGCCCCCCAGACCGGCGGCGAGAGCTTCGGCATCGTCCTCGTCGAGGCCATGAGCGCCGGGACCGGCGTCGTCGCCAGCGACCTCGGCGCGTTCCGGCGCGTGCTGGACGACGGCGCCGCGGGATGTCTGTTCCGCACCGGCGAGCCCGCCGACCTCGCCGCGGCCGTGCTCGCCGCGCTCGCCGACCCCGACGGGACCGCCGAGCGGCGCGAGCGCGCCCACCGGTTCGTCCGGCACTTCGACTGGTCCACCGTGACCGACCAGGTGCAGGCCGTCTACGAGATGGCGGTCGCGGCCGGCGAGGCGCTGGGGGACGGCACCGTGCGCCAGGACCTCCTGGCCACCCGCACCCCGTGGCTGCTCGGACGCCGCAACCGCAGCCAGGCCGGAGGCACGTCGTGA
- the pdxT gene encoding pyridoxal 5'-phosphate synthase glutaminase subunit PdxT, whose protein sequence is MTTTIGVLALQGDVREHVHALEAAGARAVPVRRTRELEAVDGLVLPGGESTTIDKLLRIFELRDPVRDAVAAELPVYGSCAGMILLADRIEGGIEGQQTLGGLDVTVRRNAFGRQVDSFEADLAVEGVDGGPVRSVFIRAPWVEQAGPGVDVLARIPDVSVSGATLGEAAGKIVAVRSGRLLATAFHPEVTGDWRVHALFVRLVTESRRSQSGHVRSL, encoded by the coding sequence GTGACCACGACCATCGGAGTCCTCGCCCTGCAGGGCGACGTGCGCGAGCACGTCCACGCCCTCGAGGCCGCCGGGGCGCGGGCCGTGCCCGTGCGCCGCACCCGCGAGCTGGAGGCCGTCGACGGCCTCGTGCTGCCGGGCGGGGAGTCGACCACCATCGACAAGCTGCTGCGGATCTTCGAGCTGCGCGACCCCGTGCGCGACGCCGTCGCCGCGGAACTGCCCGTCTACGGGTCCTGCGCCGGCATGATCCTGCTCGCCGACCGCATCGAGGGCGGCATCGAGGGCCAGCAGACCCTCGGCGGCCTCGACGTCACCGTGCGCCGCAACGCGTTCGGGCGCCAGGTCGACTCCTTCGAGGCGGACCTCGCCGTCGAGGGCGTCGACGGCGGCCCCGTGCGGTCCGTGTTCATCCGCGCCCCGTGGGTCGAGCAGGCCGGTCCCGGCGTCGACGTCCTCGCCCGCATCCCGGACGTCTCGGTCTCCGGTGCCACGCTCGGCGAGGCCGCCGGTAAGATCGTGGCCGTACGGTCCGGACGGCTGCTCGCCACCGCGTTCCACCCGGAGGTCACCGGGGACTGGCGCGTGCACGCCCTGTTCGTCCGCCTTGTCACCGAATCGCGAAGGAGTCAGTCAGGTCATGTCCGGTCACTCTAA